One segment of Nothobranchius furzeri strain GRZ-AD chromosome 13, NfurGRZ-RIMD1, whole genome shotgun sequence DNA contains the following:
- the LOC107396643 gene encoding GTPase IMAP family member 8 has translation MASLYAQSHVSLLLLGEKGSGKSSAGNCILCRPAFSLETSWSRKKQATTFGVQVTVVDTPGWLSHSASPHRVSPELVRGLALCHPGPDAILLVLSTSRVFGQKEWRAMEAQLTLLQTPIWQRAMVLFTHGDHLGGQPIQEHLRHQGGNAGWLLERCRNRYQVIDSKSSASQFQVWELLKKVQRMVEATRPPREIQYNMSIELGPDLSRSDNRRPTGPVMVETIQADGWSPGQKKKTELLRLRVPRGPAGLKSALSLILLGRRKSGKSSAGNMILGKEEFQTDARTTRCSAGQGEISGWPVTVVDTPGWSRFGLANPQKVKEELLQSPLFCPVKSKVVFVLLLPVDSFGEQDRAAMEMYLGVLGVQAWENMMVLFTYGEMLRGRPVESHIEKVGRPLQLVLDRCKRRHHVCDPNAADPTQVDLLLRKVEECFPSSLATRSHQS, from the exons atgGCCTCCTTGTACG CCCAGTCACACGTGAGTTTGCTGTTGCTGGGAGAGAAGGGGAGTGGTAAGAGCTCAGCAGGAAACTGCATCCTCTGCAGACCAGCTTTTAGCCTGGAAACCAGCTGGAGCCGCAAGAAGCAAGCCACCACCTTTGGAGTCCAG GTAACAGTAGTGGACACACCAGGATGGCTGTCCCACTCAGCCAGTCCACACCGTGTGTCCCCGGAGCTGGTCAGAGGGCTGGCCCTCTGTCACCCAGGACCTGATGCCATTCTGCTGGTGCTGTCCACCTCCAGAGTGTTTGGTCAGAAGGAGTGGAGGGCCATGGAGGCCCAGCTCACACTGCTCCAGACCCCTATCTGGCAGAGAGCCATGGTCCTGTTCACCCATGGAGACCATCTAG gAGGCCAGCCGATCCAGGAGCACTTAAGACACCAGGGTGGGaatgctggctggctgctggagcgaTGCAGGAACAGGTATCAGGTGATAGACAGCAAGTCCAGTGCTTCACAGTTTCAAGTTTGGGAACTCCTTAAGAAGGTCCAGAGGATGGTGGAGGCCACCAGGCCTCCCAGGGAGATTCAGTACAACATGAGCATCGAGCTAGGACCAGATCTTAGCAGGAGCGACAACAGGAGGCCCACAGGTCCGGTGATGGTTGAGACGATACAGGCTGATGGGTGGAGTCCAGGACAAAAGAAGAAGACGGAGTTATTACGGCTACGTGTACCCAGAG GTCCAGCTGGTCTGAAGTCTGCCCTCAGCCTCATCCTGCTGGGGAGGAGGAAGTCAGGGAAGAGCTCAGCAGGTAACATGATCCTGGGCAAAGAGGAGTTCCAGACGGATGCTAGGACCACCAGGTGCTCTGCAGGACAAGGAGAAATCTCAGGGTGGCCTGTGACCGTGGTGGACACGCCTGGGTGGAGTCGGTTTGGCTTAGCTAATCCTCAGAAGGTCAAAGAGGAGCTCCTCCAGAGCCCGCTCTTCTGTCCTGTAAAGAGCAAAGTGGTGTTTGTGCTGCTCCTACCTGTAGACTCCTTCGGAGAACAGGACAGGGCTGCCATGGAGATGTACCTCGGTGTGCTGGGGGTCCAGGCATGGGAGAACATGATGGTGCTGTTCACCTACGGAGAGATGCTGAGGGGGAGGCCGGTTGAGAGCCACATCGAGAAGGTGGGCCGGCCTCTACAGCTGGTGCTGGACAGATGTAAGCGCCGACACCACGTGTGTGATCCAAACGCAGCAGATCCGACTCAAGTTGACCTGCTGCTGAGGAAGGTGGAGGAATGTTTCCCGTCCTCTTTAGCAACGAGGTCACATCAGAGTTAG
- the usp2a gene encoding ubiquitin carboxyl-terminal hydrolase 2a isoform X5: MRSFWGAVRFDRDDLQLGNSKSAHGLVGLKNLGNTCFMNSILQCLSNTQSLRDYCLHNSHRRDLNNNSRTNTALMEEFAKLIQTMWTSSSSEAVSPSEFKTQIQRFAPRFVGYNQQDAQEFLRFLLDGLHNEVNRVTVRPRGTVEDFDHLQDEEKGKKMWSKYLEREDSKIVDLFVGQLKSSLTCSHCGFRSTVFDPFWDLSLPIAKKGYGEVSLMDCMRLFTKEDILDGDEKPTCYRCKARRRCTKKFTVQKFPKILVLHLKRFSEARRTSKLSTFVHFPMKDLDLREFASDNSTNAVYNLYAVSNHSGTTMGGHYTAYCRNPSSGEWYTFNDSRVTPMSSSQVRSSDAYVLFYELASSLRM, from the exons TGTTTCATGAACAGCATCCTGCAGTGTCTCAGCAACACACAAAGCCTGCGAGACTACTGCCTGCACAACTCGCACCGCAGAGACCTTAACAACAACAGCCGCACTAACACAGCCCTCATGGAAG AATTTGCCAAGCTGATACAGACCATGTGGACATCATCCAGCAGTGAGGCAGTCAGTCCATCtgagttcaaaactcagatccagAGATTTGCTCCCAGATTTGTGGGATACAA CCAACAGGATGCTCAGGAGTTCCTGCGTTTCCTCTTAGACGGCCTGCACAACGAAGTCAACAGGGTCACTGTCAGGCCTCGAGGCACAGTGGAGGACTTTGATCACCTGCA AGATGAAGAGAAAGGGAAGAAGATGTGGAGTAAGTACCTGGAGAGAGAAGACAGTAAGATCGTGG ACCTGTTTGTGGGGCAGCTAAAGAGCTCTCTGACCTGCAGCCACTGTGGTTTCCGCTCCACTGTGTTTGATCCTTTCTGGGATCTATCTCTGCCTATTGCCAAG AAGGGCTATGGTGAGGTGAGTCTTATGGACTGCATGCGACTCTTCACCAAAGAGGACATCCTTGACGGAGACGAGAAACCG ACCTGCTACAGGTGTAAAGCCAGGAGGAGGTGCACCAAGAAGTTCACAGTTCAGAAGTTTCCCAAGATCCTAGTGCTGC ACCTGAAACGCTTCTCTGAGGCCCGAAGAACCAGTAAATTATCCACCTTTGTTCATTTCCCCATGAAGGATCTTGACCTGCGAGAGTTTGCCTCTGACAACAGCA CAAATGCAGTTTACAACCTGTATGCAGTGTCCAACCACTCAGGCACCACCATGGGGGGTCACTACACCGCCTACTGTCGCAACCCCAGCTCTGGAGAATGGTACACGTTTAATGACTCCAG AGTAACGCCAATGTCATCCAGCCAAGTGCGCAGCAGCGATGCCTATGTCCTGTTCTACGAGCTGGCCTCCTCCTTACGGATGTGA
- the gemin4 gene encoding gem-associated protein 4, giving the protein MDKDSAVLQGAFLQADKLCLPSSLSLMQKADWSRVKLPILQALRDTCGLSALAWQKKVVCVVWLKLMSSEAEEDVEKGWRDNPFFCLQNGLPDVSRAVLLELVKSLSAAPVFARLLLRLPQQQICTELQTLAEHLRTDPSPEDVCFLLEVWWELWKGRDKCQTQEDKDLEMMFVSQFARLSSDCPSVSPQAAKRLKLDLPASSANTDVLHVLLHALKNMKDQVSTTDLCLQSLLVCLDALYTSFLTDPEVVLPVEEKLLILCRLVDTRGQTQAWSPKLLQEALRDLRAAHSPAPFQPSRMTLSQALKIVAELTEFWLEQDLLSAPGCSAFLLQQSVQRVLAALEETGTSEHVTEKSTLRGLLSSLSLPAVETPPQVQAQVAATVISHRLEDCEEFAALFASQLSWTHEELWVDCLEKNHTAFTQPNTLISLSSTLVSRLQRGNVNTTWCRRAIKTAADVFSALSLENQNKVLAAVPSRSSRGFFGCSVPSAVADGFEQELNMAFNCLIQGGGGASAAVSQGRLTTAASLVARVAFQSPEAALRSCCHAAVFNRGAFSLMAKILQQLPGLRGRRGGEDEANGNDVEQQEAGGRGSLFCRCLQTAVRGKPLSACEKEQLLKFLSLLMAPGPTLQGEQETQRFLSPQEVVNTLVLPRLSAAAEESCDAELSLQLLHAALAVGVQEVAPSPHWVLDCSPFPLLYILAQQYNQTLMCWERSSEDSDHLSSMDTKELLESVLSLLGQVMGAEVAAAPSSWSRALFWLYNKVEALDWTVRFHLKPLWGEHFKNEVPLSLLAVCDLPEQEWSGLDLPQYGAGTGLLAWMECCCVSDALQACMLSHLSLDQRQPEHVRMFSKGLLVALTQTLPWCSLSQWSRLLRALRELMVSGRLSVPFSLEYVDFLPMLDLRRFSCELRMSVLLLRVFQLLCSSSCSSWLPADGWNHVGRLYAHAVRGIMSSVKAALPAPPPAAAASPQAPRSTDSTSSVRTPKMHADPLRDTESSAQKLEGSNMAKVNGAPSQEVLFVLSQLFCHVQHIQVMTPGGQSEILFLCSLDILSHYEAVMAAFPDSCSPAESDNTRHFFTTITDNLDNPEMKAVLQQKISQLVSSAA; this is encoded by the exons ATGGACAAAG ATTCCGCCGTGCTCCAGGGAGCTTTCCTCCAGGCAGACAAACTGTGCCTCCCCTCATCCCTGTCCCTGATGCAGAAGGCGGACTGGAGTCGTGTGAAGCTCCcgatcctgcaggccctcagagaCACCTGTGGGCTGAGCGCTCTGGCCTGGCAGAAGAAGGTTGTTTGTGTGGTGTGGTTGAAGCTGATGAGCAGTGAGGCTGAGGAAGATGTGGAGAAGGGGTGGAGGGACAACCCTTTCTTCTGCCTCCAGAACGGCCTCCCTGACGTAAGCCGGGCTGTTCTGCTGGAGCTGGTGAAGTCACTCTCAGCTGCGCCGGTCTTTGCCCGCTTGCTCCTGCGTCTGCCTCAGCAGCAGATCTGCACCGAGCTGCAAACGCTGGCAGAGCATCTGAGGACGGATCCCAGTCCTGAAGACGTCTGCTTTCTGTTGGAGGTGTGGTGGGAGCTGTGGAAAGGCAGAGACAAATGTCAGACGCAGGAAGACAAAGACTTAGAGATGATGTTTGTCAGCCAGTTTGCACGCCTGTCCTCCGATTGTCCCAGTGTCTCGCCTCAGGCTGCAAAACGCTTAAAGCTGGACCTTCCTGCATCGTCAGCAAACACAGACGTTCTGCACGTTCTCCTCCATGCTCTTAAGAACATGAAAGATCAAGTATCTACTACAGATTTGTGCCTGCAGTCCCTGTTAGTCTGCCTCGACGCTCTTTACACATCCTTCCTAACAGACCCAGAGGTTGTGCTTCCAGTTGAAGAGAAGTTGCTCATCCTCTGTAGGCTTGTTGACACCAGAGGACAGACGCAGGCGTGGAGCCCCAAACTCCTTCAGGAGGCTCTGAGAGACCTGCGTGCTGCTCACTCACCAGCTCCTTTTCAGCCCAGCAGGATGACGCTGAGCCAAGCTTTGAAGATCGTAGCAGAACTCACAGAATTCTGGCTGGAACAGGATCTCCTGAGCGCTCCTGGCTGCTCCGCGTTCCTGCTGCAGCAGagcgtccagagagtcctggcaGCTCTAGAAGAAACGGGAACATCTGAGCATGTGACTGAGAAGAGCACACTCAGAGGTCTGCTGAGTTCACTGTCTCTTCCTGCCGTAGAGACCCCCCCTCAGGTGCAGGCTCAGGTCGCTGCCACCGTCATCAGTCACCGCCTGGAGGACTGTGAGGAGTTTGCTGCGCTGTTTGCCAGCCAGTTGTCCTGGACTCATGAAGAGCTGTGGGTGGACTGCCTGGAGAAGAACCACACGGCCTTCACGCAGCCCAACACCCTCATCAGCCTCTCCTCCACCCTCGTGAGTCGCCTGCAGCGTGGGAACGTGAACACCACCTGGTGCAGGAGAGCCATTAAAACGGCTGCAGATGTCTTCTCTGCTCTTTcgttagaaaaccagaacaaggtcCTCGCTGCAGTACCGAGCCGCTCCAGCAGGGGCTTCTTTGGCTGCTCTGTCCCCTCGGCTGTGGCAGACGGCTTTGAGCAAGAGCTGAACATGGCCTTTAACTGCCTTATCCAGGGAGGGGGCGGGGCCTCAGCAGCAGTGTCCCAGGGCCGCCTGACCACAGCAGCCTCTCTGGTAGCTCGAGTGGCCTTTCAGAGCCCAGAGGCGGCTTTAAGGTCCTGCTGCCACGCCGCCGTTTTCAACAGGGGAGCCTTCAGCCTCATGGCAAAGATCCTGCAGCAGCTGCCTGGACTCCGCGGACGGAGGGGAGGGGAGGATGAGGCAAACGGAAACGATGTGGAGCAGCAGGAAGCTGGAGGGCGTGGTAGTCTGTTCTGTAGGTGTTTACAGACGGCGGTCAGAGGCAAGCCACTGTCCGCCTGTGAAAAGGAGCAGCTCCTCAAGTTCCTGTCTCTGCTCATGGCgccgggcccgacgctccagggaGAGCAAGAGACACAGAGGTTCTTGTCTCCACAGGAGGTGGTCAACACACTGGTCCTGCCTCGCCTCTCAGCTGCAG CTGAAGAGTCCTGCGATGCAGAACTgagtctgcagctcctccacgcTGCTTTGGCTGTGGGTGTCCAGGAAGTAGCCCCCTCCCCTCACTGGGTGTTGGACTGCTCTCCCTTCCCCCTCCTCTATATTCTGGCCCAGCAGTACAACCAGACTCTCAT GTGCTGGGAGCGGTCGTCGGAGGACAGCGACCACCTGAGCTCCATGGACACCAAGGAGCTGCTGGAGTCGGTGCTGAGCTTGCTGGGACAGGTGATGGGTGCAGAGGTGGCGGCGGCCCCCAGCAGCTGGTCCAGAGCTCTGTTCTGGCTCTACAACAAAGTGGAGGCGCTGGACTGGACCGTCCGCTTCCACCTGAAGCCTTTGTGGGGGGAGCACTTCAAAAACGAGGTGCCCTTGTCTCTGCTGGCGGTGTGTGACCTACCTGAACAG GAGTGGTCAGGCTTGGACCTTCCTCAGTACGGAGCGGGGACAGGTCTTCTAGCCTGGATGGAGTGCTGCTGTGTGTCGGACGCCCTGCAGGCCTGCATGCTCTCTCACCTGTCTCTAGACCAGCGCCAGCCTGAGCACGTCAGGATGTTCAGTAAAGGCCTGCTGGTGGCGCTGACGCAGACCCTGCCCTGGTGCTCTctctcccagtggagcagactgcTGAGAGCCCTGAGGGAGCTGATGGTCTCGGGTCGACTCAGCGTCCCCTTCTCCCTGGAGTACGTGGACTTTCTGCCCATGCTGGACCTGAGACGGTTTTCATGTGAGCTGCGAATGTCCGTTCTGCTGCTTCGAGTCTTCCAGCTTCTCTGCAGCTCCAGCTGCTCCTCCTGGCTGCCGGCAGATGGCTGGAACCACGTCGGCCGGTTATACGCTCACGCTGTCAGGGGAATAATGAGTTCAGTGAAAGCTGCActacctgctcctccaccagctgCTGCAGCTTCTCCTCAAGCACCAAGATCCACAGACTCGACCTCCTCTGTTAGAACTCCAAAAATGCATGCAGATCCTCTGAGGGACACAGAAAGCTCTGCTCAGAAACTAGAAGGATCAAACATGGCGAAGGTGAACGGAGCTCCGAGCCAGGAGGTCCTTTTTGTTCTCAGCCAGCTCTTCTGCCACGTTCAGCACATCCAG GTGATGACCCCCGGGGGCCAGTCGGAGATTCTGTTCCTGTGCAGTCTGGACATCCTTAGTCACTATGAGGCTGTCATGGCTGCTTTCCCAGACAGCTGCAGCCCAGCTGAGAGCGACAACACTCGGCACTTTTTCACCACCATCACTGACAACCTGGATAACCCGGAGATGAAGGCTGTGCTGCAGCAGAAGATCTCCCAGCTGGTGTCGTCAGCAGCTTGA